One part of the Xiphophorus maculatus strain JP 163 A chromosome 1, X_maculatus-5.0-male, whole genome shotgun sequence genome encodes these proteins:
- the slc2a4rg gene encoding SLC2A4 regulator isoform X1 has translation MESKCILEKSSVGTSVGGVVDFNYRPGRYNSRVPAVAKSSFTPGPIFYKCVTDGGSTAAVKNERTSSVGSGHSPGVGILQNVEKTVIRDQKDIGSTGILKRASPTLCLGMGRQLPGSSISLDIRNPGKQAELANSFRPAQGQNVPQAEIQPLPSSHIPVPRNRNPSGHADKEVMAATVLTSLSTSPLVLYPSSVPTEPASKTWKEVLSTSYSSSTSGNWSWDASDQSVPSTPSPPLSKDANTGFLHSAQGDDASEDVSESTHFMFEDPIPRKRKNSMKVMFKCLWKNCEKVLSTSSGIQRHIRTVHLGRNSDSDYSDGEEDFYYSEIEVNMDSLTEGLSSLTPTSPTTAGPPPIFPPPLSDVSRTEYVGVNGSQSHTSSLLSQSAPSTLCHIRTDHAYQATAPVSIPVGPELAGIGSGNGIGPGTGTGTGNGISVSWQQPPPVIFKGALGPVTHVRTVCIGEKRQPAIGTHAAVNKNHPLVTPATKSAAGTRKPRGEAKKCRKVYGMEKRDMWCTACRWKKACQRFTD, from the exons ATGGAGTCCAAATGCATTTTGGAAAAGTCGTCGGTCGGGACAAGCGTCGGTGGAGTCGTGGACTTCAACTACCGGCCGGGTCGCTACAACAGCCGGGTCCCAGCGGTGGCAAAAAGCAGCTTCACACCAGGGCCCATCTTTTACAAATGCGTAACGGACGGAGGCTCGACGGCGGCGGTTAAAAACGAGCGAACTTCGTCCGTCGGTAGCGGGCACTCACCGGGCGTTGGAATATTACAAAACGTGGAAAAA ACAGTCATCAGAGACCAAAAAGACATTGGTTCCACTGGGATCCTGAAGAGGGCCAGTCCTACCCTCTGCCTTGGCATGGGCAGGCAGTTGCCAGGCAGCTCCATAAGTTTGGACATCAGAAACCCAGGAAAACAGGCAGAGCTGGCCAACAGCTTCAGGCCAGCACAGGGGCAAAATGTCCCACAGGCAGAGATACAACCCCTTCCCTCCTCCCACATCCCAGTCCCCAGAAACAG gaaTCCTTCAGGTCATGCCGATAAGGAGGTGATGGCTGCCACCGTCTTGACCTCACTGTCCACATCCCCCTTGGTGCTCTATCCTTCCTCTGTGCCCACAG AGCCAGCCAGCAAAACATGGAAAGAGGTGCTTTCTACGAGTTACAGCAGCTCAACGAGCGGCAACTGGAGCTGGGATGCCAGTGACCAATCAGTGCCCTCCACACCGTCCCCACCACTTTCCAAAGATGCCAACACGGGCTTCCTGCACTCGGCCCAGGGAGATGATGCCAGTGAGGATGTTTCGGAGAGcacacattttatgtttgagGACCCCATCCCTCGAAAGCGAAAG AACTCCATGAAGGTGATGTTTAAGTGCTTGTGGAAGAACTGTGAAAAGGTCCTCAGCACCTCCTCAGGGATCCAGCGACATATCCGCACCGTCCACCTGGG GCGAAACAGCGACTCAGATTACAGCGATGGAGAGGAGGATTTTTATTACTCAGAGATTGAAGTCAACATGGACAGCCTGACGGAGGGTTTGTCCAGCCTCACACCTACCTCCCCCACCACGGCTGGCCCTCCGCCCATCTTCCCCCCCCCGCTGAGCGACGTGTCCCGCACTGAGTACGTCGGCGTGAACGGTTCACAGAGCCACACCTCGTCGCTGCTCAGTCAGTCGGCTCCCTCCACACTCTGCCACATCCGCACTGACCATGCCTACCAG GCCACCGCTCCAGTGAGTATCCCAGTGGGTCCTGAGCTGGCTGGGATAGGCAGTGGTAATGGGATCGGGCCTGGAACTGGAACAGGGACTGGGAATGGCATCAGTGTGTCTTGGCAGCAGCCCCCtcctgtcatttttaaaggCGCCCTG GGCCCTGTGACACATGTTCGCACTGTTTGCATTGGTGAAAAGCGGCAGCCGGCGATCGGCACGCACGCCGCCGTTAACAAGAACCATCCTTTAGTAACGCCAGCAACTAAATCAGCAGCAGGAACCAG GAAACCCCGTGGGGAAGCTAAGAAGTGCCGAAAGGTATACGGCATGGAGAAGAGAGACATGTGGTGCACAGCCTGTCGATGGAAAAAAGCCTGTCAGAGATTCACCGACTAA
- the slc2a4rg gene encoding SLC2A4 regulator isoform X2 — protein sequence MESKCILEKSSVGTSVGGVVDFNYRPGRYNSRVPAVAKSSFTPGPIFYKCVTDGGSTAAVKNERTSSVGSGHSPGVGILQNVEKTVIRDQKDIGSTGILKRASPTLCLGMGRQLPGSSISLDIRNPGKQAELANSFRPAQGQNVPQAEIQPLPSSHIPVPRNRNPSGHADKEVMAATVLTSLSTSPLVLYPSSVPTEPASKTWKEVLSTSYSSSTSGNWSWDASDQSVPSTPSPPLSKDANTGFLHSAQGDDASEDVSESTHFMFEDPIPRKRKNSMKVMFKCLWKNCEKVLSTSSGIQRHIRTVHLGRNSDSDYSDGEEDFYYSEIEVNMDSLTEGLSSLTPTSPTTAGPPPIFPPPLSDVSRTEYVGVNGSQSHTSSLLSQSAPSTLCHIRTDHAYQGPVTHVRTVCIGEKRQPAIGTHAAVNKNHPLVTPATKSAAGTRKPRGEAKKCRKVYGMEKRDMWCTACRWKKACQRFTD from the exons ATGGAGTCCAAATGCATTTTGGAAAAGTCGTCGGTCGGGACAAGCGTCGGTGGAGTCGTGGACTTCAACTACCGGCCGGGTCGCTACAACAGCCGGGTCCCAGCGGTGGCAAAAAGCAGCTTCACACCAGGGCCCATCTTTTACAAATGCGTAACGGACGGAGGCTCGACGGCGGCGGTTAAAAACGAGCGAACTTCGTCCGTCGGTAGCGGGCACTCACCGGGCGTTGGAATATTACAAAACGTGGAAAAA ACAGTCATCAGAGACCAAAAAGACATTGGTTCCACTGGGATCCTGAAGAGGGCCAGTCCTACCCTCTGCCTTGGCATGGGCAGGCAGTTGCCAGGCAGCTCCATAAGTTTGGACATCAGAAACCCAGGAAAACAGGCAGAGCTGGCCAACAGCTTCAGGCCAGCACAGGGGCAAAATGTCCCACAGGCAGAGATACAACCCCTTCCCTCCTCCCACATCCCAGTCCCCAGAAACAG gaaTCCTTCAGGTCATGCCGATAAGGAGGTGATGGCTGCCACCGTCTTGACCTCACTGTCCACATCCCCCTTGGTGCTCTATCCTTCCTCTGTGCCCACAG AGCCAGCCAGCAAAACATGGAAAGAGGTGCTTTCTACGAGTTACAGCAGCTCAACGAGCGGCAACTGGAGCTGGGATGCCAGTGACCAATCAGTGCCCTCCACACCGTCCCCACCACTTTCCAAAGATGCCAACACGGGCTTCCTGCACTCGGCCCAGGGAGATGATGCCAGTGAGGATGTTTCGGAGAGcacacattttatgtttgagGACCCCATCCCTCGAAAGCGAAAG AACTCCATGAAGGTGATGTTTAAGTGCTTGTGGAAGAACTGTGAAAAGGTCCTCAGCACCTCCTCAGGGATCCAGCGACATATCCGCACCGTCCACCTGGG GCGAAACAGCGACTCAGATTACAGCGATGGAGAGGAGGATTTTTATTACTCAGAGATTGAAGTCAACATGGACAGCCTGACGGAGGGTTTGTCCAGCCTCACACCTACCTCCCCCACCACGGCTGGCCCTCCGCCCATCTTCCCCCCCCCGCTGAGCGACGTGTCCCGCACTGAGTACGTCGGCGTGAACGGTTCACAGAGCCACACCTCGTCGCTGCTCAGTCAGTCGGCTCCCTCCACACTCTGCCACATCCGCACTGACCATGCCTACCAG GGCCCTGTGACACATGTTCGCACTGTTTGCATTGGTGAAAAGCGGCAGCCGGCGATCGGCACGCACGCCGCCGTTAACAAGAACCATCCTTTAGTAACGCCAGCAACTAAATCAGCAGCAGGAACCAG GAAACCCCGTGGGGAAGCTAAGAAGTGCCGAAAGGTATACGGCATGGAGAAGAGAGACATGTGGTGCACAGCCTGTCGATGGAAAAAAGCCTGTCAGAGATTCACCGACTAA